A single window of Vibrio campbellii CAIM 519 = NBRC 15631 = ATCC 25920 DNA harbors:
- a CDS encoding dicarboxylate/amino acid:cation symporter — MNTKKPMSLTSRVILGMVAGILTGFAIRTLFADNGFVDAYIVNGLFEVGGQIFVASLKMLVVPLVFVSLVCGTSSLKDLSTLGRMGGKTLAFYVATTAIAITLALTMGTLFQPGAGADLTAASSFKSAEAPSLGKVIIDMFPTNPISAMAEGKTLQVIVFAVLFGIAISAAGKPGKRIAAFFSDLNEVIMKLVAILMNLAPYGVFFLMAKLFTGLGLSAIFNLAEYFVVLAGTLLLHGLVTYSLMLKGFTGLNPITFLRKMKDAIMFAFSTASSNATIPVTMETAKHRMGVENRVSSFTVPLGATVNMDGTAIMQGVATAFIAQAFNIDLTMGDYLMVIMTATLASIGTAGVPGVGLVMLAMVLNQVGLPLEGIALIMGVDRLLDMIRTAVNITGDSAVTIIVAKSEGALDEARFNDPIAGVAEEEVRLKRADA, encoded by the coding sequence ATGAATACCAAGAAACCGATGTCGCTCACCAGCCGCGTAATTTTGGGTATGGTAGCGGGTATCTTGACAGGATTTGCAATTCGCACACTTTTCGCCGACAACGGATTTGTCGACGCATACATTGTTAATGGATTATTCGAAGTTGGTGGACAGATCTTCGTTGCCAGCTTAAAAATGCTTGTAGTACCACTGGTGTTCGTTTCACTAGTTTGTGGTACAAGCTCTCTAAAAGACCTATCAACATTAGGTCGCATGGGTGGTAAAACCCTTGCTTTCTACGTAGCAACGACTGCTATCGCAATCACACTTGCTCTAACCATGGGTACGCTATTCCAGCCGGGCGCTGGTGCAGACCTAACCGCAGCAAGTTCATTCAAATCAGCAGAAGCGCCATCTTTGGGTAAAGTGATCATTGATATGTTCCCGACTAACCCAATCAGCGCAATGGCAGAAGGTAAAACACTGCAAGTGATCGTGTTTGCCGTACTATTCGGTATCGCAATCAGTGCAGCAGGTAAGCCTGGTAAGCGCATCGCCGCTTTCTTCTCTGATCTAAATGAAGTAATCATGAAATTGGTTGCGATTCTGATGAACTTAGCGCCATACGGTGTGTTCTTCCTAATGGCGAAGCTGTTTACAGGACTTGGTCTAAGCGCAATCTTCAACCTTGCTGAATACTTTGTTGTACTAGCAGGTACGCTATTGCTGCACGGTCTGGTCACTTACAGCTTGATGCTAAAAGGCTTCACTGGTCTAAACCCAATTACGTTCTTACGTAAAATGAAAGATGCAATCATGTTTGCTTTCTCTACAGCATCATCGAACGCGACCATTCCGGTGACAATGGAAACAGCTAAGCATCGCATGGGCGTCGAGAACCGCGTATCATCGTTCACAGTACCGCTAGGTGCGACCGTGAACATGGACGGCACAGCGATCATGCAAGGTGTGGCGACTGCGTTCATCGCACAGGCATTCAACATCGACCTAACTATGGGTGACTACCTAATGGTTATCATGACGGCAACATTGGCGTCTATCGGTACCGCAGGTGTCCCTGGTGTTGGTCTAGTAATGCTAGCAATGGTACTGAACCAAGTGGGCCTACCTCTAGAAGGTATTGCACTTATCATGGGTGTTGACCGTCTACTTGATATGATTCGTACCGCAGTTAACATCACCGGTGATAGCGCAGTGACGATCATTGTTGCCAAATCGGAAGGTGCATTGGATGAAGCTCGCTTCAATGATCCAATAGCCGGCGTAGCCGAAGAAGAAGTGCGCCTGAAACGTGCTGACGCCTAA
- a CDS encoding patatin-like phospholipase family protein translates to MATKAIVVEGGAMRGVFASGVLDAFLEQDYKPFDFAIGVSAGASNLIGYLTDYPHRSINVITKLATSKRFFDPTRFLKGGDLIDVKWLFEESNRLYPVDEAKLFEGIPFLAATTNVNTGKADYYRVNRHNFHNAMEATTALPIAYKHTPCFSGGCYTDGGVADSIPVREAYRRGARDITVVLSHPLAYEKKPVKTPWLMKKLFAEHPQMAEAMLHRSENYNESLDFIRNPPKDTHIRVVAPPDEFSVQRLSMRQTVLLEGYEMGLEAGRAHLTNRAGEHGLDRENCHFCI, encoded by the coding sequence ATGGCAACAAAAGCAATTGTAGTCGAAGGTGGCGCAATGCGTGGCGTCTTTGCTAGCGGCGTATTAGATGCATTCTTAGAACAAGACTACAAACCATTTGATTTTGCGATTGGCGTATCGGCAGGGGCTTCAAATTTGATCGGTTATTTGACCGATTACCCGCATCGTAGCATCAACGTTATTACCAAATTAGCAACCAGCAAACGCTTTTTCGATCCTACCCGTTTTTTGAAGGGCGGTGATTTGATCGACGTTAAATGGTTGTTTGAAGAGTCAAATCGTTTGTACCCAGTCGATGAAGCGAAACTGTTTGAAGGCATCCCTTTCTTAGCGGCGACAACGAACGTAAATACGGGTAAAGCGGATTATTACCGTGTGAACCGCCATAACTTTCATAACGCGATGGAAGCGACGACGGCACTGCCTATTGCTTACAAACATACTCCTTGTTTCTCTGGTGGTTGTTATACCGATGGGGGCGTGGCGGACTCTATTCCTGTTCGAGAAGCATACCGCCGTGGTGCTCGTGACATAACAGTGGTTCTCTCACACCCGTTGGCTTACGAGAAAAAGCCGGTAAAAACACCTTGGTTAATGAAGAAGTTGTTCGCAGAGCATCCACAGATGGCAGAGGCAATGCTGCACCGTTCAGAGAACTACAATGAATCGCTAGATTTCATTCGTAACCCTCCAAAAGACACGCACATTCGTGTTGTCGCACCGCCGGATGAATTCAGTGTACAACGTCTATCAATGCGCCAGACAGTATTGCTAGAAGGTTACGAAATGGGGTTGGAAGCAGGGCGCGCTCACCTTACCAACCGGGCCGGTGAACACGGCTTAGACAGAGAAAACTGCCACTTCTGTATTTAG
- a CDS encoding flavin reductase family protein → MENIKLSKHDIQTMEQRQRTRLVNSLAGYKSANLIGTRDRQGQENLAIVSSVIHLGSHPPLFGFIVRPRKSRRHTLENILDTKHFTINAIGVDFVQKAHQTSARYPKHISEFEAVGLTPNYDDAFPAPFVLESNLKMGLVLREHIKIESNHTEMLIGEVLAVHAPERAIMPDGYLDLELLDLVTISGLDSYHVTQRLHRLSYAKPDSRLFPLTREGEPSSWGALEVDMD, encoded by the coding sequence ATGGAAAACATCAAACTCTCAAAGCACGATATACAAACGATGGAGCAGCGCCAAAGAACTCGATTGGTCAACTCTCTTGCGGGATACAAAAGCGCGAACCTCATAGGAACAAGAGACAGGCAAGGACAAGAGAACCTGGCTATCGTAAGCTCTGTGATCCACTTAGGCTCACATCCGCCACTGTTTGGTTTTATTGTACGTCCACGCAAAAGCCGTCGACATACATTAGAAAACATCCTCGATACCAAGCACTTCACCATTAATGCCATCGGCGTCGATTTCGTCCAAAAAGCACATCAGACCTCCGCCCGCTATCCAAAACATATATCTGAGTTTGAAGCGGTAGGGCTTACTCCTAATTACGATGATGCGTTTCCTGCGCCATTCGTCCTAGAGAGCAATCTCAAAATGGGCTTGGTGTTGAGAGAGCACATCAAGATCGAAAGCAATCATACAGAGATGTTGATTGGTGAAGTGTTGGCGGTGCACGCTCCTGAAAGAGCCATCATGCCCGACGGTTATCTCGACCTAGAGCTGCTCGACTTAGTGACCATTTCCGGGCTGGATAGCTACCACGTCACTCAACGTCTGCATAGGTTAAGTTACGCCAAACCAGACTCTCGCCTATTCCCTCTAACGAGAGAAGGAGAGCCTTCATCTTGGGGAGCGCTTGAAGTCGATATGGACTAA
- the nfsA gene encoding oxygen-insensitive NADPH nitroreductase, translated as MNSTIETILGHRSIRKFTSEPIESEQLQTILQSGLAASSSSMLQVVSIIRVTDTEKRKLLAQYAGNQAYVESAAEFLVFCIDYQRHATINPDIQADFTELTLIGAVDSGIMAQNCLLAAESMGLGGVYIGGLRNSAAQVDELLGLPKNTAILFGMCLGHPDQSPETKPRLPAHVIVHENQYQALNVDDVQTYDKTMQEYYASRTSNQKQSVWSQETAGKLAGESRPHILPYLNSKGLAKR; from the coding sequence ATGAACAGTACGATTGAAACCATTCTCGGTCATCGCTCTATTCGTAAGTTCACCTCTGAGCCAATTGAAAGTGAGCAACTACAAACGATTCTCCAATCGGGGTTAGCTGCCTCTTCTTCGAGCATGCTGCAAGTCGTGTCGATCATTCGAGTAACAGATACAGAAAAGCGCAAACTGTTAGCGCAATACGCTGGCAATCAGGCTTACGTTGAAAGTGCCGCAGAATTTTTGGTGTTTTGTATCGATTACCAGCGTCACGCCACTATCAACCCAGACATTCAAGCCGACTTTACTGAATTGACTCTGATTGGTGCAGTGGACTCTGGCATCATGGCGCAAAACTGTTTACTTGCTGCCGAGTCTATGGGATTGGGTGGTGTATACATTGGTGGGTTAAGGAACAGCGCTGCACAAGTGGATGAACTGCTCGGTTTACCTAAAAATACCGCCATTCTGTTTGGTATGTGCTTGGGTCACCCGGACCAAAGTCCGGAAACAAAGCCACGTCTGCCAGCACATGTGATTGTTCATGAGAACCAATACCAAGCACTTAACGTTGACGATGTACAAACCTACGATAAAACCATGCAAGAATACTACGCAAGCCGTACAAGTAATCAAAAACAGAGTGTATGGTCACAAGAAACCGCCGGAAAGCTAGCAGGAGAGTCTCGCCCTCACATTCTGCCTTATTTGAATAGCAAGGGGTTGGCTAAACGCTAA
- a CDS encoding YkvA family protein, which translates to MTTSMSVNSASDAAFVQKLQAPDEKTFWRKMKNSVKRVGEEIAVMGIKSWLAMADSNTSVRHKAILGGALAYFVLPTDMVPDVLAGVGFTDDMAALTLAANSVGNAITDEHEEQAREKLSSMTE; encoded by the coding sequence ATGACCACAAGCATGTCTGTAAATTCGGCGTCCGATGCCGCCTTTGTCCAAAAGCTGCAAGCGCCAGATGAGAAAACCTTCTGGCGTAAAATGAAAAACTCCGTCAAGAGAGTAGGCGAAGAGATTGCTGTTATGGGTATTAAATCATGGCTCGCGATGGCAGACTCCAACACCTCTGTTCGCCACAAGGCTATTTTAGGTGGCGCGCTGGCTTACTTCGTCCTACCAACAGATATGGTGCCAGACGTGTTAGCAGGTGTCGGCTTTACCGATGACATGGCAGCATTGACTCTAGCGGCGAACTCGGTCGGCAATGCCATCACCGACGAGCATGAAGAGCAAGCGAGAGAAAAACTGAGTTCGATGACGGAGTAG
- a CDS encoding polysaccharide export protein — MNFNYTKLGSLLLSSVLLAGCTVPGSHLSTGGKHIVEDNSSNTAADFNVFPLTIDKVSQLKSSDVETKANPNLDLQLAAYEYEVGPGDILNITIWDHPELTIPAGSYRSSEEAGNWVHADGTIFYPYIGIVEVAGKNVRQIRTIIANKLAKYIESPQVDVSVAAFRSKKSYITGEVNKPGQQPITNIPLTLLDAVNRAGGLAEDADWRNVTLTRQGKVENISLYALMQEGDLTENRLLQPGDIVHVPRNDTQKVFVMGEVNDPKLLKMDRAGMSLTEALSNVGGINQLSADATGVFVIRKSQDNQSLGDIYQLDISDAAALVIGTEFDLEPYDIVYVTAAPVSRWNRVIAQLVPTISGFNELTEGVLRVKNWP; from the coding sequence ATGAATTTCAACTATACAAAGCTAGGTAGTTTACTCCTTTCCTCTGTACTTCTCGCCGGGTGTACAGTTCCGGGCAGTCACTTATCCACGGGTGGAAAACACATCGTTGAAGACAACAGCTCCAATACGGCGGCAGATTTTAACGTCTTTCCACTGACTATTGATAAAGTCTCGCAGCTAAAAAGTTCAGATGTAGAGACCAAAGCCAACCCAAATCTTGACCTACAACTCGCGGCTTACGAGTATGAAGTAGGTCCTGGCGATATTCTAAATATCACTATTTGGGATCACCCTGAACTTACTATTCCAGCAGGCTCTTACCGTAGCTCTGAAGAAGCGGGTAACTGGGTGCATGCTGATGGCACAATTTTCTATCCATACATCGGTATCGTTGAAGTTGCGGGTAAAAATGTTCGCCAAATTCGTACCATTATTGCTAACAAATTGGCGAAGTACATTGAGAGCCCACAAGTAGATGTGAGTGTTGCGGCATTTCGTTCCAAGAAATCTTACATCACTGGCGAAGTTAACAAGCCAGGGCAACAACCTATCACCAATATCCCACTTACGCTTCTTGATGCAGTTAACCGCGCTGGCGGTCTAGCAGAAGATGCGGATTGGCGTAACGTCACACTGACACGCCAAGGCAAAGTCGAAAACATTTCTCTCTATGCGCTAATGCAAGAGGGTGACCTTACTGAAAACCGATTACTTCAACCTGGTGACATCGTACATGTGCCAAGAAATGACACCCAAAAAGTGTTTGTTATGGGTGAAGTTAACGATCCTAAGCTACTGAAAATGGATCGCGCAGGCATGAGCTTGACCGAGGCTCTAAGCAATGTTGGTGGTATCAACCAACTTTCTGCGGATGCAACTGGCGTTTTTGTCATCAGAAAATCTCAAGACAATCAATCATTAGGCGACATTTACCAACTTGATATCTCTGACGCAGCGGCTTTAGTGATTGGTACTGAATTTGATTTGGAACCTTACGACATTGTGTATGTTACTGCTGCACCAGTCAGTCGTTGGAACCGCGTTATTGCACAGTTAGTACCGACGATTTCAGGCTTCAATGAGCTTACAGAAGGTGTTCTACGCGTTAAAAACTGGCCGTAG
- a CDS encoding TetR/AcrR family transcriptional regulator, which yields MELGFSGANVDRVHERAGATKRTLYRHFENKEVLLENWLKEAIADTKVKAYDPAMMSGMLMYLLKGNCLWPQLVANQAVPSVERRKKIVEDILTLFLDGYRY from the coding sequence ATTGAGCTCGGATTTAGTGGCGCAAATGTGGATAGAGTACATGAGCGAGCTGGGGCGACGAAGCGTACCTTATATCGCCATTTTGAAAATAAAGAGGTGTTGCTGGAAAACTGGCTTAAAGAGGCTATTGCAGATACCAAGGTTAAAGCGTACGACCCTGCAATGATGAGCGGCATGCTGATGTACTTGTTAAAAGGAAACTGCTTGTGGCCTCAGTTGGTTGCCAATCAAGCGGTGCCAAGCGTCGAGCGGCGTAAGAAAATCGTCGAAGATATCCTTACGCTGTTTCTAGATGGCTACCGTTACTAG
- a CDS encoding DUF1835 domain-containing protein has protein sequence MQSHNSFSINLNQQKSVAKKRLKAIRQNDANALEQVKLFHSQPETLTPESIQLADVQHALARELGLPSWNKLKAHVEELESHKLAINNQANPLDAELTTLHVRCGHDIQQQLKTCGFEGDFLPMIDPLCVGPIPSNQKGFVAIRAQYVVDTLLPVMGRKDSVQEVAQFEQGNIHTLLDQQYERIVFWVEHDAYDQFMLLRGLSLLDNTEGKVIEIIEFNQFPGTERFIGFGQLPAEAIRSCWQYRKPVTAKLFSQAKLCWNALLSPTPQPLVNLLEHHKLDCLPNIKAVITRHLQELPHSESGLSFTQHLALQILNEQNEPIKVKDWFQTSQQREPLPTLGDVMFYALMLPLAQAENPLVTVDSLDKNWWEQEVSISSRGKTCLIGKGAFIQDYWSGGIHNHAQNRWIWNHTQLSTLRHLSIN, from the coding sequence ATGCAATCTCACAATAGCTTCTCTATTAATCTTAACCAGCAAAAGTCCGTAGCGAAAAAGCGTCTAAAAGCGATCCGCCAAAATGATGCCAACGCACTTGAGCAGGTTAAACTGTTTCATTCCCAACCCGAAACCCTCACGCCAGAGTCTATCCAGCTTGCAGATGTTCAACACGCCCTAGCTAGAGAGCTTGGCTTACCCAGTTGGAACAAGTTAAAAGCTCATGTAGAAGAGCTAGAAAGTCACAAGCTCGCTATCAACAACCAAGCAAATCCACTTGATGCCGAACTAACAACACTGCACGTCCGCTGTGGGCACGATATTCAACAGCAACTAAAGACATGTGGGTTCGAGGGTGACTTCTTACCCATGATTGATCCATTGTGCGTCGGTCCCATTCCGAGCAATCAAAAAGGATTTGTCGCTATTCGAGCACAATACGTTGTAGACACATTACTGCCTGTTATGGGGAGAAAAGACTCGGTGCAAGAGGTAGCGCAGTTTGAGCAAGGCAACATCCATACCCTGCTCGACCAGCAATACGAACGCATCGTGTTTTGGGTTGAACATGATGCCTACGATCAGTTCATGCTACTTCGAGGGCTATCTCTGCTAGATAACACCGAAGGTAAAGTCATTGAGATCATCGAGTTCAACCAGTTTCCGGGAACTGAGCGGTTTATTGGCTTTGGGCAACTTCCTGCAGAGGCGATTCGATCGTGTTGGCAGTATCGAAAGCCTGTGACGGCCAAGTTGTTCAGCCAAGCTAAACTCTGCTGGAATGCCTTACTCTCTCCAACACCGCAGCCACTCGTTAACTTGCTAGAGCATCATAAACTGGATTGTTTACCGAACATCAAAGCTGTCATCACTCGGCACCTACAAGAACTGCCACACTCAGAGTCAGGGTTGAGCTTCACACAACATTTGGCTTTGCAGATATTGAACGAGCAAAACGAACCAATCAAAGTGAAAGATTGGTTTCAGACGAGCCAACAACGAGAACCACTTCCTACTCTCGGTGACGTGATGTTTTATGCTTTGATGTTGCCACTGGCACAAGCAGAGAATCCCCTGGTCACTGTTGATTCATTGGATAAGAATTGGTGGGAGCAAGAAGTCAGTATAAGCTCGCGAGGCAAAACTTGTTTGATTGGGAAAGGTGCTTTCATTCAGGACTACTGGAGCGGAGGGATCCACAACCACGCACAAAACCGCTGGATATGGAATCACACCCAGCTTTCTACCTTACGCCACTTATCTATTAATTAG
- a CDS encoding fasciclin domain-containing protein: MLKRILVTTTVLFATLTFLLPAKAHEHGMMKEDIVDVAAANGSFNTLVAAVKAAGLVDTLKGEGPFTVFAPTDEAFAKLPDGTVEMLIMPENKDKLVAILTYHVVPGKVMAADVVKMNKATTVQGQDVMIETMGDKVMVNNANVIATDVKAKNGVIHVIDTVIIPK, encoded by the coding sequence ATGTTGAAACGTATCTTGGTTACGACCACGGTTTTGTTCGCCACCCTAACTTTTTTACTGCCAGCGAAAGCACATGAACATGGAATGATGAAAGAAGACATCGTTGATGTGGCTGCAGCAAATGGCTCGTTCAATACGTTGGTCGCAGCAGTCAAAGCTGCAGGCTTAGTGGATACTCTGAAAGGTGAAGGTCCATTCACTGTGTTCGCTCCCACGGATGAAGCCTTTGCTAAGCTTCCAGATGGAACAGTCGAAATGCTAATCATGCCCGAGAACAAAGATAAGCTGGTTGCGATTCTCACTTACCATGTGGTTCCAGGAAAAGTGATGGCCGCAGACGTGGTCAAAATGAATAAAGCGACGACAGTCCAAGGACAAGACGTGATGATAGAAACCATGGGCGACAAAGTCATGGTAAACAACGCAAATGTCATTGCGACTGACGTTAAAGCCAAGAATGGCGTGATACATGTGATCGACACCGTCATCATACCGAAATAG
- a CDS encoding phosphatase, with protein MFSNILVVCVGNICRSPTGERVLQQLLPNKTISSAGIAVEKSRLTGKPADETATLIASEKGLSLEDHKAQQLTAQLCSKQDLILVMEQGHIDALTEIVPEARGKTMLFGHWMNSVDIPDPYRQSREAFDHAFSLIEKSAHAWAKKI; from the coding sequence ATGTTTTCAAACATTCTTGTCGTATGCGTGGGTAACATTTGTCGCTCTCCGACTGGGGAACGAGTGCTTCAACAACTTCTTCCGAATAAAACCATTTCTTCAGCTGGTATTGCCGTTGAGAAAAGTCGACTGACTGGGAAACCAGCGGATGAAACTGCAACGCTGATTGCATCAGAGAAAGGTTTATCTTTAGAAGACCACAAGGCTCAGCAGCTGACTGCACAACTATGCTCGAAGCAAGATCTCATCCTTGTGATGGAACAAGGGCATATTGATGCGCTGACTGAAATCGTTCCCGAAGCAAGAGGCAAAACCATGCTATTTGGACATTGGATGAACTCTGTCGACATTCCAGACCCATACAGACAGAGCAGAGAAGCATTCGACCATGCGTTCTCACTGATTGAAAAGTCCGCTCATGCATGGGCAAAAAAAATATAA
- a CDS encoding polysaccharide biosynthesis tyrosine autokinase has translation MANHTISSSTPTDDEIDLGKLFGILIDAKWFIVGITLLFATIGIAVALLSTPIYKADALIQIEQKSSGGISAMVGDMGDLFAAESSATTEIEIIKSRMILGDTVDKFNLTTIATPEYFPFFGKGLARINGTQNYISVSSFEIPRTAQGFKHHLVVSDAENGTFDLMIEDKIVLSGVVGQTIEMNGYHIKVRELVAQNEDSFSIGKISKLDAINRLASQLSISERGAKTGIVSLSIEGEYPERNQQILNDVVQNYFLQNVRRNSAEAEQSLNFLKDHLPEIKDKLNGSEDVLNRFRQENESIDLNLEAQSTLKVMVALEAQLNELTFKESEISQKFTQDHPAYKSLLDKRQTLLQEKARLNRQVQKLPKTQREVLRMTRDVEVNQQIYIQLLNKVQELNIIKAGTVGNVRIIDSAQSYAIPVKPKKPLIVVLATLLGGMVAVAFVLVKTAFHRGVTSPDEIEQTGISVYASVPKSVQQLEVANKLKRKGNKDLLLLAEENPADLSIESLRGLRTSLHFAMMEAKNNVLMISGPAPSIGKTFVSTNFAAVAAKTGQKVLLVDADMRKGYLQQCFGLAADNGLSDFLSGKISQDMVIKPTKVENLDVITRGQVPPNPSELLMHPRFAEFVEKASQEYDLVIIDTPPVLAVTDPSIVGAIAGTTLMVARFDQTTSKELEVARSRFEQSGVEVKGVILNAIEKKAASSYGYGYYNYAYKSE, from the coding sequence ATGGCTAACCACACTATAAGTTCATCTACACCCACCGATGATGAAATCGATCTCGGTAAACTGTTTGGCATACTAATAGATGCGAAATGGTTCATCGTTGGCATTACACTTCTCTTTGCAACAATCGGTATTGCCGTTGCATTGCTATCGACACCAATTTACAAAGCTGATGCCCTAATTCAGATCGAACAGAAAAGCTCCGGCGGTATTTCGGCGATGGTCGGTGATATGGGCGACCTTTTTGCTGCTGAATCTTCAGCAACGACTGAAATTGAGATCATCAAGTCACGTATGATCCTCGGTGATACCGTCGATAAGTTTAACCTAACAACAATTGCCACTCCGGAATACTTTCCTTTTTTTGGCAAAGGTTTGGCTCGAATCAATGGCACTCAAAATTATATTTCAGTATCAAGTTTCGAGATACCTCGCACCGCGCAAGGCTTCAAACACCACCTTGTAGTGAGCGATGCAGAGAACGGTACTTTTGATCTGATGATTGAAGATAAAATTGTGCTATCTGGCGTTGTTGGTCAAACGATCGAAATGAATGGCTACCACATCAAAGTGCGTGAACTGGTTGCGCAAAACGAAGACAGTTTTTCAATCGGAAAAATTAGCAAGCTTGATGCGATCAACCGATTAGCTTCACAACTGTCTATTTCAGAACGTGGAGCGAAAACGGGTATTGTTTCACTGAGTATTGAAGGCGAATACCCTGAGCGTAACCAACAAATCTTGAATGACGTCGTACAAAACTATTTCCTACAAAATGTGCGAAGAAATTCAGCAGAGGCAGAACAAAGCTTAAACTTCCTAAAAGATCACCTGCCAGAAATTAAAGATAAGCTTAACGGCTCAGAGGACGTATTGAATCGTTTTAGACAAGAAAACGAATCGATCGACTTAAACCTTGAGGCACAATCAACACTCAAAGTGATGGTTGCTCTTGAAGCACAGCTAAATGAACTGACCTTTAAAGAGAGTGAAATCAGTCAGAAGTTCACTCAAGACCACCCCGCATACAAATCACTATTGGATAAACGTCAGACACTACTGCAAGAAAAAGCTCGTTTAAACCGACAAGTACAGAAGTTGCCGAAGACACAACGTGAAGTGTTGCGTATGACACGTGACGTTGAAGTGAACCAACAGATCTACATCCAGCTTCTAAACAAAGTTCAAGAGCTGAACATTATTAAAGCTGGTACCGTTGGTAACGTACGTATTATCGATAGTGCACAGTCTTACGCTATTCCAGTGAAGCCTAAAAAGCCTCTTATTGTTGTTCTAGCAACACTATTAGGCGGAATGGTGGCCGTTGCTTTCGTTCTGGTCAAAACTGCTTTCCATCGCGGTGTCACATCCCCAGATGAGATTGAACAAACGGGGATTTCCGTTTACGCAAGTGTTCCTAAGTCTGTACAACAACTGGAAGTCGCTAACAAGCTTAAGCGCAAGGGTAACAAGGACCTACTGTTATTAGCAGAAGAAAACCCAGCGGACCTTTCGATTGAATCATTACGTGGACTTCGTACCAGCCTTCATTTTGCGATGATGGAAGCGAAAAACAACGTTCTAATGATCTCTGGACCTGCTCCCTCAATTGGTAAAACATTCGTTTCAACTAACTTTGCAGCAGTTGCGGCGAAGACAGGCCAGAAGGTACTATTGGTTGACGCAGATATGCGTAAAGGTTATCTGCAACAGTGTTTTGGCCTGGCGGCAGATAACGGCCTTTCTGACTTTTTAAGCGGTAAGATTAGTCAAGATATGGTGATCAAGCCGACTAAGGTTGAGAACTTAGATGTAATTACTCGTGGTCAAGTACCACCAAACCCTTCTGAGCTTTTGATGCACCCACGATTTGCTGAGTTTGTAGAAAAAGCATCACAAGAGTATGACCTAGTGATCATCGATACACCGCCAGTATTAGCAGTGACTGATCCTAGTATCGTTGGTGCGATTGCAGGTACCACTCTTATGGTTGCTCGATTTGACCAAACGACATCGAAAGAACTAGAAGTCGCTCGTAGCCGATTTGAACAATCGGGTGTCGAAGTAAAAGGCGTCATTCTTAATGCAATAGAGAAGAAAGCCGCAAGCTCATACGGTTATGGTTATTACAACTACGCTTACAAAAGTGAATAA